In Leguminivora glycinivorella isolate SPB_JAAS2020 chromosome 17, LegGlyc_1.1, whole genome shotgun sequence, the DNA window TgtctttacatttaaataatatgcaaatacatacttaaataaacaaacaGTTCGCTAAAGTTTAGTAAGACAAATAAGAAGCAATGAGAGGCCTATCCTATCACATAAATACTATAACATTTTTTCCAAAGAAAATGTTTGGCAAGAAATTTATTACTTACCTTTCTTTTTAATTTGcttataaaacaaaactttcGGGAATGTATTATTAAAAATTACAATCCATTATAAATTAGTTAATTACGAATATACAAAGGAATATTCCTCTAGTTCATTAGTAAGAATAAGAATGAACCAGCGATCCACATGTGGTCGCCAGAACACTGCCCGATGGGCATctcaatttatttatatttcactTGTATCTACATATGTTGGTTAGGTTTGTATCGTTCAGAGGCCCGATATATGGACAAATTATTATTAGCGTAGGTACTTACCACAGTTTTTAGAcatgttgatagttttattagCAAGAATTATCATTTGAGTTTGACTGTATCATGAAACAGTAAGTTAcaggtttgacaattttaaAAACGTACTGATCTTTAAGTACAATTTCTCATATCCAACGAGTAAGTTTtcgaaaaaaatgtaaattaaggAGGTACATATTTCTTTCaatttactttataaatgatTATATGTACTCGACACATACTGCCCTTAAGATCAGAAAAGAGAGAGAAAATAGTTTCAAAACTTTTACAAAACATTACTAAAGGAAACGCTCCTGTTTTTATACACAAAACTCAATGTATGACAAATATTTCAGTCAAAATCTGTTTATTAACATTTGACCCAATGCGTCGCTCCATCCTGCGACCAAACAGTGGTTAAAAATAGCAACGAAGGTGGACAAAAAATATCGCCTGAGAAGCTCACATGGACGACTTGCACAATATGGGGTTTGACCCTTGTAACCAACGGATATTTGTTTTATCGAATATGCGTTCTACAGGATGAATTTAAAAGAATAAATTGCGTAGAATTTTATGTTGGGGATATAActatttatacagagtggggcctgtaacaaaggcgaaaaattgaactctaggctattctccttatactgatcaacatttgttcggcgacttttaaaaataacttgtattttgatttttatcacccttgaaagttttttctaagaggtaatgtattgcgaattctgttaagtctaaagtgtgacagacaacgtcaatgacaacaataatggcgtacattgaagctaatatttattttgtatgaaaaattgaacaaaaaatttaaagacatcataatttttaaaagtcactgaacaaatgttgatcagtataaggagaatagcctgcagttcaattcttcgcctttgttacaggccccactctgtatatatatTTCTTAAGTATCTGCATGCCCCTTATGTTGATTGGCATTAAGTCTGGTTGTTTGACACTAGTGTTGAAAACAGAGTTATTAACTTGCAACagtgtagaaataaataaatatcgcgttttaaaaattataatctgTATATGTAAAAATATGAATAGGGTTTAAAATGAGGTTGACTCTTAAAGAATGCCTTAAAATCTTAAATCAGCTTTGTGCTGTAAGACTTTTTCTTTTGGGAAAAAAATgtgatggtgatgatgatgattatatcCTGCTGTCTGTatattatatccatactaatattataaatgtgaaagtgtgtgtgtctgtttgtttgtccgtctttcacggcaaaacggagtgacaaattgacgtgattttttaagtggagatagttgacagGTTGGAaagtgtcataggctactttttgtctctatctaacgcgagcgaagccgtgggcaaaagttagtacttacataaataaataaccaaACTATATATTCAGACTTATTTTTCGAAAAACATAGGTACTATAAATTCAACAAGCAAGACAACTACGTAACATACGGACACGTACACAAAGTTCTACAAATAACATCTTTTGTTTTTACACATGACACACATTTTTACAGTAACAGATCTTATCCGACACATATCTGTCCATCGAGAAGAAAAATTCACACGTTCGCTTACCGCGATCGTAGCATTTGCACACGCGATCGTAATAGCTAGTATCGCATATTAATTTAACACATAAAGCTGGAGCACGCCTACGCGtaggttttttctttttttgcgcCAGGTCACGGGTAACGGTGAGAGCGCAACGACATCCAGATGCGCTAGCGGTATTCTGCCCTGCTGAGAAAGAACGCAGTATCTACGACCCATATTCGTACGGTTTTAGTGCCTTGCGTCGCTGGGGTGGTTTAAGGTTTTTTTGTCCACTGGGAGACGATGTCGCACCAGTGGGCTTTGGTGGGAATCGTAAATATAGAGGTGATTTTGGTAtaagattaaaattatttatttgacgaccggtctggcctagcgcgtagtgaccctgcctgctaagccgcggtcccgggttcgaatcccgctaagggcatttatttgtgtgatgaacaacagatatttgtttctgagtcatagatgttttctaagtatatatgtatgtatttatctatataagtaggtatatcgtcgcctaacacccatagcacaagctttgcttagtttggggttaggttgatctgtgtaaggtgtcccccaatatttattaatttatttttaaataatattttgattgtGGCTTAGGAACTGtatgaaaattaaatataatcagTAGTTAGTAAGTTACCAATTGCATACCTTATTTATACATTTAGAGGCAATTAGGTCATTGTTCATGAATACCAGGAGGGTAATTATTTTCTAAATACtattgaaaatcttgttcaAAGAAGACAGAAGACAGATGGTTtaaccggaagatcagcgctggaagtcgccagcaatatgctgaagttaaaccatttcgtggcaccttctcgtttttatatgttcccatttgtaatatttttctcttttgtgtgtttacgaataaaattaattctattctattctacaagACGAGCTCTATCTAGTTTGTCGTGTCGCCGCCGTCAATTCTGCGTGAATCACAAACAACGTTGCATGAAACCAATAAatggtttaaaaataatattcttaCGTGACCATATTTTCCAAACTTCGCCAGCCACTTGAGAATTActaaaataatcttaattaaTAGCAAAAAGCGTTCAAACATCCGCCGCGACCCAGGATCCAATCGGCCACAAAAAGTCGCCACAATCTTTCCCACATGTGGTTTACACCGCAAACTATGTTCCCACTCAATTTGCCTTCCACGTAAAAACTTTACACCTCTATACGCTTGGCATGAAGTTCAAAATGGTGGCTATATTCCGTTTGCCAACAGCAAAGGTGGGGTGGTTTTTTAAACTAGGTTTTTTCATCCCCGGATAGTAGGTCGCAGGTTAGTTGACGTTGACGCAAGGTGCAGTAACGGAACACTTGGTGCCAAAATAAACGGAACGTTATTTGACATAACGGACCGATAAAGGAAGCTTTTGTTTTTGAAAGCTGTGTTGGTCCTGAATGTTGCGACCATAAATTTGaggtaaattaagtaaatattatgtCTAACTGCTAATTTTAAGCACATTTATTCTGAGAACTGTCCACAGGTCTCACAGGGAAAACATTTCTGTAtcaaatttttattaatttattcaaaagaTCAACAGGTAAGGAAAAGTGTTGTTGTCATGGCGATAGCTTGTAAAATATTCAGCATAATTACAGTAAAAAGTCAACCTGCTTATTCTAGacttaaaacttaaaattactTATGTACCACCTCTATACGGCTGCAACTTTATACTATTTAGCTTAAACAAAAATGCcccgttttctcacatttgtataaaaaattacGTAATTATAAACAACAAACAAAACCATAACACAAGTCTTCTAAGCAcgaaatttaaattaaacaaaGGATAAATCATAGCTAAATAGCCTTGTGAATAGCCTTCGTGGTACTGTTAGCCTTTTGTGAGGCGTCGAGAACACGTCTCCGATCAAATGGGGCATTAAAAAGAGTTATTACTATATATAGTTGACAGCATGTTGAATGGCAAATACGGAGATTCATATGAGAGCTTTAAGATACTCGCATATAGTGGAACTGGATGAGGACAGGATTacataaatgtacatattatcAAGAACGATTTAACGGACTGACAAACCCGTACAAAAAAGCGTATCTAcccctgcacgggtagcatggtcgcgcgatagacgataaaatatcaggccgtccctgtcgcactattagtaagtgcgatagggacggccagatgttttatcatttatcgcgcgaccataattgcctgcctgaaatgtatggaccttttaggcttaaaactaaatGGCGCTGTtcacagcctggaagtggccaaaatcatatgttccccaaatatttttgcatgtttttattttgtataacaacaaatgacatatttcttaattttaaaatcatgatatcacgtcaatacacattttgtattcatcatcaaaaaaaaaattgtattcatCATCAGTGTACCTACTTATGATAGTATTTTAATAGGTgccgctaaaaaatcgaggtacgattcttagtatgaagtatataattcctatataaataatccttgatattatattaaataaataaataaatattatagatcattcttacacagattgactgagtcccacggtaagctcaaagaaGGCTTGTggtgtgggtactcagaaaacgatatatataatatataaatacttatatacatagaaaacatccatgactcaggaacaagtatcctgtgctcatcacacaaataaatgcccttaccgggattcgaacccgggaccgcggcgtagcaggcagaatcactaccgactgcgccagaccggtcgtcaagagcCCGTACTCTCCCACTACTGAGCACAGGTGTCCCTTAAATTCTTCCACGTATCCCTATCTTCTGGAGTGTCCTACCAATCTCTGTTTAAGGCGTCAAGCtcattaaatgtaaaattaataaactaGATATGTATTAggcattattatttttcttacaaTTAACCTTAAACAGGATTTTTTATTCAGTTGCAAAAGGAtcttaattaaaaaacaaaacatatacaaataatgattgcagaatttatttattgagttacaaattaaaaaaaaaaacaaaataaatgcttCCAGGACTCAGAAACTTTAAAAGTTACATTGACACATCTAGAAACATAAGCGCACGAAACTATTACGGGTCAACGTTGTGGTTTACACACCAAATCATAACCATTTGAACTTTCTCTACCTCAATGATCTGTATGTGGATTGTAGGTATAAATCTAGCAAATATGTATGTACCCTGCTGACCTTAAAACCGATTACGGTATTAGAAGATATCCTGgcctgtaggtacctattccataaataaaatattgctaggcagagtgatggcagatggactaaaattttaacagaatggtggccgctcacagatagatgtaagaagcgcttggcatccgttagctcgttgggtggacgacatccggaaaattgcgggtcacaactggatgagactagctcaggaccgggacaagtggcgtattAGAAGAGAGCCTAagagctgatatgatgatgatgaaatgaaatatttgattttaacttcTAATTGTAACAAATTTCAAATACGTCAGAGGTTCCATACTGTGTGTAGGTAGTGATTGGGTACGATTCTGAAACTATTTTTCGTAAAGAAAATAGCGTAATTTAACCTACGTAAGTACGTACCCTGTAGTAgatgtatttaagtacctacgtaTCGTGTAGTTTGTACTTATAGTCTGGGtaagaaggtcagatggtattAGCTAATTTCAAAATTATCCATGGCAACACGGCGGAACACCAGATAGAAAAACAAGTATTTAACCGTGTaccgtttttaaaaataaatatttgatatcaTCCATATAGTACTCTCATCACGTCTCTCGTACGGTACCGCTTTCCatttttttctcgatttctcaAGTGCAATAATTTCCAACACGTCTCGCCACCGAAAACAATAAGTCTCGGCTTTCGTCAGATAAGCGTGGTAGCGCATGATGGACGATTGGGCAGGTTCTCAcggtcacagtataaggacgactcagtggttttccggcagcggcgacgcgaaagGTACCTACTGCGTTACAAAGCTGgctgaacaaaattactataaatgttACTCGACTTCGTTCAGAGtaagatgttgttatttaatactattatctataagtattagtatatcagaaaacacaaaaaatataattatgcatatttttcttatccaacgtttatccaaatccgcttgtatgtgttgcgtacgtacacgacgcgcttgtgtgcaccccgcgcggcgtacgtttgttCGAAGAGTCATtactggtgccgtagccaaatggcatttctccgacgcgaaacgaaaacgaaacgccgcaaaaggtagtctgactctgtcgcgccaatacacaagagcgatagagatagatatctacgaaagtttcgtttcgtgagcgtttgtgccattcggctacgcaccctggtttGTACTGTGTTCTCACGGTTGGAGAGAGAACCACGAGAGGTGACGGCAACTTTAAGGCTTTGTCACATAtcgtacgtagccaaatgaacaaacgctaacgataatatcgttatcgtagctagccaTCTCTAAAACTAtttcgtattggtgcgacagagtcagactgcgtttcgatcgacgTTTAGGACCGACGATTGCCAATTCGACTAGGCCGGCTGGTTACATAAGTTTCGCTCCATTCGAATTTAAAGAAAATAAGTGATAAGAAAAAACTTGCTCTAAAATACAGAGCTGAAGAATAGTCTCGACTAAAAAATTTTGAACAGATGAACGTACCCTCCAGACTAAATGGCAAACTGGCAAATCTTGAAACAAACACGTAATTTTTGACATTGGTATATCAGATCTGTATTGTATCTAGAGTCAATATTTGATACGTTATTGTAATCAGATTTAGACCgatcgtaataaaatatgtatgtatgttatgtatTAGAAAGCTAGAGTTAGACCAAGCTATTGGCTGCGGTTTTGACCACCTGTGCAAGTGTCATCATAAACATCAAAATTTCATCAATGCTTTCTTAGCTTGGTCACTGCTAACTTAGCTTGGATTCTACCAAGCTAGCTTGGTATGACTCAAAATAAGTCAATTCTTAGTTTGATTTCGTTTcactttttctaaaaaaattacAGTTTGAAGCCACCTCTGACACTACCTAACTTCCTTGAGCGGATACTGACTGATAACGTGATGGAGATTGATCGCGCCAGTGCAAACATGCCTTAGACAGGAGCCGCTTGGACCTGATTACGTGACAGTCACTAGATCTGTAGTTTTAGGGTTCATTGATATAAAATAGGTACACTGATTTTAAAATGCTGTCATGAGCACTTCGCTAGAAAATTACTGAGTTCcaagatcggagcgctccgtgGTCAAAGTTTGTTGATAGCGTTACTAATGCAAATATTTGGATATTGATTTATATGGGTCCATGTGTGATTATATTACAAGCTTCTATTTACCTTCACCTGTCTGTAATCAAATCTTACAAGTTAAATTTtaacccactttccggtttctgattgagctgaaatcttgcacacatatgtaaatcacgtgaaaatgcaatattatggtatcatggggttaatctgatgatggagcagaaaggtggttatAGGAACTCTGTAAATAAATGAAGTAAGGGGTtcttagaaacgtctcggagatgtcagatgactgttgaaagaaaagtacttAAAGTCGGAAATAAAAGCTTgtgggaaaaaatattttttaataagagGCGTTTTTATGTTTTGACATCCACTTATAAATATTGGCTTGCAAAAGCTGTGAGTAGGGAGAGACTAGGtaaagtcaaccaattggaaccctaggccactctacaaccatttcaaaatgaaaagcagtaagagatttcttacaatctgatttataacgtcactataacATAGTTCTAGAGTttcaattggttgattgtacctTGACGTTAAGTCCGAGTTCGGGCTCGCTATAGatgcgtttgcttgatctatggtgtATATTAAATCTGTGAACCAAACCGTCTTCTTTGCCTGCATCGGTACAGCGTCACGTAGGGCACGTCCCGTCGGCTCGTAAAGTGTGGTGTATTTATTGCGTGCGCCGGCGCTGGTTGGTATAGAAAGCACCAGTTGGTTTGGGGAAGTTCGGTTTTTGAAGTAAACTTCCAACTggcagcgttaaacgtttaatgctcagtgttgccaaatcgaattttgaaataccccttcctgttttcatttccacattaagaagtttcacttcttacgcgaggagggactccacgcacttttttttaaactagcATTATATAGGTCATTGGGCCTCCATAGGAGTACGGGCTGATCATTGCGGAGCGATTGTTACACCgaaatattttatgttatttaacttgcaatgttTGTTTAAGTAAAATCTGTAAGTCCACTTCGGCTGCTTTTAGCTTACATttctacatttttttatctataaacGTCTTTCTTGTTTCAAACGCGCTTAGTGTCCACAAACAGCTTAACAGTGAGCTTGTGAGGCAATTTTTGTTAGTACGAAATTGCGTATTATGTTTCTATTTTCACCCCTGGTATTTTTCGTCAGTCTAGCTTATTACAATTATCATAATGTTCAATTGTTACCTCACTTCACTTCCAAAACTTGACAAAAGATCCGGgaactgtatcttttttctctagcatacttacttacttactgcgatggctcagcgacccgaagtggatcttggcctccgacactagattccgccattcgctcctatcctgtgcaatctgatgccactcagtcacttgaaggtcacgcaggtctttctggacctcgtcgatccatcggtacctgggccttccgaccggccgtttttcagtagatcgccacaagtgagctcttttggccgcacgatcctctcccatcctctccACATGGCCGAGCCATCGCAGACGAGAAGCTTTACTCTCGCCGATGACGTTGGGCTCGCCCACTAGCTCTTCCACCTCCAAGTTCTTCCTGACTCTCCAAGAGCCATCCTCTCGTCTCGTAGGGCCTAAAATCTTTCTGAAGATCTTCCGCTCTGCCACTAAGAGCTTATTCTCCTCCTTCAGGGTCAACGTCCAAGCTTCGCATCCATATACCAAGATCGGCCTTATCACGGTCTTGTAAATCCTGATCTTGGTTCTTCTGCTGATGAGCTTGGACGTTAATATTTTGTGAAGGGCTGCTGAGCATCTTAGGGCATTCTGGATACGGATGTCGATTTCGTCTTCTCTCTGGTTGGTGTCAGTTATCGTGCAACCGAGgtacttgaatgatgatacgCGCTTGTAGCAGTTCCCGTTAATGGTTATCCCGTCTCGGCGTCGTACCATTCTCCGTCTTTGCATGTGTAGATACTCCGTCTTCTCCAGACTGATTCTAAGCCCCACTTTTCCACCCTCCTCATCCAGAGCTTGTGCCATTTTTTGAACGTGCTCTTTAGTTTCACCTAGTAAGGCCAGATCGTCGGCGTATCCTACTATTTTGTGTCGGCCGTTCAACTCAACTCCCCGTCATCGTCATACACTACGACTTTTCGGATGACGTACTCGAGTATCAAGTTGAACAGCAAGGGTGAAAGAGCATCGCCTTGTTTGAGCCCTGTAACGACATCAAACTCCTCCGTAAGGGTGCTACCCACTCTAACCCGCATTTTGCTTACTTGAGTGGCAACTTTGGTCATTCTGACTAGCTTGTCAGGTATGCCTAAGGTCTTGAGTATTTGGTAGAGAGCTTCCCTGTCGACGCTATCATAGGCTTTGGTAAAGTCAACGAACAATGAGTGAATGTCCCGGCCAAACTCCCATCTTTTCTCCATAAGCTGCCTTAGGAGAAAAATCTGGTCTACAGTGCTCCGGTTACGGCGAAAGCCACACTGGTAGTCTCCGAGTGCTGATTCTGCATATGGTTCTAGACGACCCAGAAGTATGTACGAAAGAATTTTGTATGCCGTCGGAAGCAGCGCAATCCCCCTATAGTTTGCACACCTTCTCCTCGAACCTTTCTTGTGTATGGGACATATAACACCCAGGTTCCACTCCTGTGGTTGTTTTTCGTCATTCCAGATCTTAACAATTATCTCATACAGTCTAGACTGCACTGCCCCCCCCATATTTCCATATTTCTGCTGGTATACCATCAACACCCGGACACTTATTGTTCTTAAGCCTCATTATCGCCTTTCTCACCTCTTCAAAAGTAGGTATTTCAGTTTGTGTACTGTGTGAAGTATCCTCTGGTACATTAATGTCAGTTTCAACAGGTGGGCAGTTGAGTAACCCTTCAAAATACCGTCGCCACTCATTTCGCATCTCTGATGGGTCTGAGATGAGGTTTCCTGCATCATCTTCAAGGAACTGGACTGTTGGTTGATAGCCTTTCTTGACCGCCCTTACTTCCTGGTAAAATTTCCTGCTCGCATTTGATCTCATTAACGTCTCTACTTGGCTCAGTTGGTCTTCTAGATGTTTTCTTTTGCACTGCCTGATCAGGTTCCTTAGGAAGTTGCGCTTCTCAGTGTATTCGATCTCCCATTTGTGGTCTTGTAGCGACAGTGCCCTGAGTCTCCGCTTTTCTTCCATTGCCATGTCACACTCCTTGCTCCACCACTTCCGCTTCTTGCAACTTCCTCTCTTTCCTATCACCTTCAGTCCAACCTCCTTAACGATGTCCCTTACTTCTACCCAAGCCTCGTCCACATCGTCTTGCGCCTCTAAACCATTAAATCTATTATGCAGCTCAAGCTGAAAAGTCCTCCGTACAGCTTCATCTTTCAGATTCTCTGTGTTCATGACTGGTTGACCTGGTCTATCGGTCTTACGTATCGCTTTGATTTTAGCTTTAATTTTTATGCCGAGCATGTAGTGGTCGCTATCGACATCGGCACCACGAAAGGACCTCACATCTTCTATGACAGCTTTGTGTCGGTTGTCAACTAACACATGATCTATTTGATTGACTGTGACTCCATCAGGGGACTTCCATGTCCCCTTATATATGTTTTTGTGGGGGAACATTGTACTCTTCACTACTAGCGACTTTAGGGTAGCAAAGCTCACCAGTCGAATTCCATTCCCGTTAGACTCTTTGTGCTTGCTATGCCGACCAATAGTCGGTGTGAAGATTTCTTCTTGTCCAATTTTGGCATTGAAATCCCCTAGTACGATCTTAGCGTCATATTCAGGTATTAGATCGTATACCAGTTCTAGTTCTTCGTAAAACCGGTCTTTAATGTCATCATTAGCCATTTCTGTTGGTGCATACGCATTCACTATTGTAATGTTgcaaaaaacacttttaaccCGCAAGATACTAATTCGGTCAGAAACTACTTCAAATTTAAGTatactatttttaattttgttgcttATAACAAACCCTGTGCCGTTAGTGTGGCGGCCATCTTCACTCCCACCGTACAAGAGAACAGCTGTGTTGTCAATGTTACATTCTCCTTGATAAGGCCATCTTACTTCCTGCAATGCTGCGATGTCAATTTTGTAGCGGCGCAACTCGTTATTCAGTTGGTATATGGCACCGGGTCTGTATAAACTTCTTACATTCCATGAGGCAAATCTTAAGTCCATATTTCCACGCCGCGAGTCGTTTTTAGGATCGGATCGTTTATTTTCTAGTGTCGGTCTCGTAACGATAAGGTTTTTCCGTAGGCGGGGTGTTAACCCACCGCACAACCCCCAAAATGCTGGAGGACCACATCCTACTTTGGTCAGCGAGTCCATCGGACTTAGCCGGATAGCGTAGCTAGGCTGTACTACCGACCTTTCCCCCATCCACCAACCGGGGGACGCTCCTCTACGCCGTGAGGCCCAGCGCGAGGTTTTTTCTCTAGCATACAATTTGTTATTATACGGAACAAATGAACTAAAAGATCAAAATAAAATCACCCATTAGGAAGCTAAAAAAGGtgcaaaatcataaaaaaatctgCCGAAATTcagattttttggttaaaagCGTCTAATGATTCATCTGGTATCAAAACACGCCAAATGTTTGACGGACATTGTGCCCATAAGCGGCCGTGATGCGGCAAAACGGCCACCTGTTGCTTATCCTGTTATATCAGAATATCGCGGCCATTAATTAAAGAGAAATTTATAGACGTGTATGGACAAATCGTCGTGGATGTTGGAGGGTTAGCAAAAAAGGGTACAAAATCCAACACTCACTCACTCTAATGGGTCCggaacgcgcatgtgacaccccttgagttgcaggcgtccattggGTACGGTAACCGTTTTccaccaggcggaccgtatacctgtttgccaccgacgtggtaaaaaaaaaaa includes these proteins:
- the LOC125235599 gene encoding uncharacterized protein LOC125235599, producing the protein MANDDIKDRFYEELELVYDLIPEYDAKIVLGDFNAKIGQEEIFTPTIGRHSKHKESNGNGIRLVSFATLKSLVVKSTMFPHKNIYKGTWKSPDGVTVNQIDHVLVDNRHKAVIEDVRSFRGADVDSDHYMLGIKIKAKIKAIRKTDRPGQPVMNTENLKDEAVRRTFQLELHNRFNGLEAQDDVDEAWVEVRDIVKEVGLKVIGKRGSCKKRKWWSKECDMAMEEKRRLRALSLQDHKWEIEYTEKRNFLRNLIRQCKRKHLEDQLSQVETLMRSNASRKFYQEVRAVKKGYQPTVQFLEDDAGNLISDPSEMRNEWRRYFEGLLNCPPVETDINVPEDTSHSTQTEIPTFEEVRKAIMRLKNNKCPGVDGIPAEIWKYGGGSAV